Proteins from one Embleya scabrispora genomic window:
- a CDS encoding DUF4429 domain-containing protein, giving the protein MRIDPPLYAKGHNGQLHFDGEFVTITREGFVARSTFGKSEKRIHIGQVSAVQLKGSGFTLGYIEFTIAGGLERGSRAARQSTDNSKNENAVVFMKGGEAFTAIRDAVDKAIAEQHQAPAQAAPAAAPADMATQLRQLGELHAAGVLTDAEFTAAKSRLLG; this is encoded by the coding sequence ATGCGCATCGATCCACCGCTCTACGCCAAAGGGCACAACGGGCAACTCCACTTCGACGGCGAGTTCGTCACCATCACCCGCGAAGGCTTCGTCGCCCGCAGCACGTTCGGCAAGAGCGAGAAGCGGATCCACATCGGCCAGGTCAGCGCCGTCCAGCTCAAGGGCAGCGGATTCACCCTGGGCTACATCGAGTTCACCATCGCCGGCGGCCTGGAGCGCGGCTCACGGGCGGCACGGCAATCCACGGACAACAGCAAGAACGAGAACGCCGTGGTGTTCATGAAGGGCGGAGAGGCGTTCACCGCCATCCGCGACGCCGTCGACAAGGCCATCGCCGAGCAGCACCAGGCGCCCGCCCAGGCCGCGCCGGCGGCGGCGCCCGCCGACATGGCAACGCAGTTGCGGCAACTCGGCGAACTCCACGCCGCTGGCGTCCTGACCGATGCCGAGTTCACCGCCGCCAAGAGCCGGCTGCTCGGCTGA